The Carassius gibelio isolate Cgi1373 ecotype wild population from Czech Republic chromosome B22, carGib1.2-hapl.c, whole genome shotgun sequence genome window below encodes:
- the ip6k1 gene encoding inositol hexakisphosphate kinase 1, which produces MCVPHTMEAGKHSASQGQDSRAGVPLEPFIHQVGGHTSMMRYDDHTVCKPLISREQRFYESLPPEMKEFTPEYKGVVLVCFEGDSDGYINLVAYPYEESEGLDHEELSERDQPRRKHSRRSLYRSSSEQKEDRPAHDGDSNDNLQELKSPRLDLQMHSDVPFQMLDSNSGLSSEKISHNPWSLRCHKQQLSRMRSDSKDRKLYKFLLLENVVHHFVYPCILDLKMGTRQHGDDASEEKAARQMKKCEQSTSATLGVRVCGMQVYQMDTGHYLCRNKYYGRSLSIEGFRHALFQFMHNGTQLRKDLFEPILSKLCSLKAVLERQASYRFYSSSLLIIYEGKDPESEDAGCQRASEPEKQGCVENPPASEPCTPRQTLSVDVRMIDFAHSTFKGFRDDQTIHDGPDRGYVLGLESLIDILQEIRNENQ; this is translated from the exons ATGTGTGTCCCGCACACTATGGAGGCGGGCAAGCACAGCGCCAGCCAGGGGCAGGACAGCCGTGCCGGGGTCCCCCTGGAGCCGTTCATTCACCAGGTGGGCGGCCACACCAGCATGATGCGTTACGATGACCACACCGTCTGCAAACCGCTCATCAGCCGCGAGCAGCGCTTTTACGAGTCCCTGCCGCCGGAGATGAAAGAATTCACCCCCGAATACAAAG GTGTGGTGCTGGTGTGTTTTGAGGGTGACTCTGATGGCTACATCAATCTGGTGGCATATCCATACGAAGAGAGCGAGGGGCTGGACCATGAAGAGCTGTCCGAAAGAGATCAGCCTCGCCGAAAACACTCTCGCCGTAGCCTCTACCGCTCCAGCAGCGAGCAAAAAGAGGACAGACCAGCTCACGATGGCGACAGCAATGACAA TCTGCAGGAGTTGAAGAGTCCTCGTCTGGACCTACAGATGCATTCAGATGTGCCCTTCCAGATGTTGGACAGCAACAGCGGCCTGAGTTCAGAGAAGATCAGCCACAACCCCTGGAGTCTGCGCTGCCACAAACAACAGCTCAGCCGCATGCGCTCTGACTCCAAAGACAGAAAACTCTACA AATTCCTGCTGTTGGAGAACGTAGTGCATCATTTCGTCTACCCCTGCATCCTGGACTTGAAGATGGGCACCCGTCAGCACGGCGATGACGCGTCAGAGGAGAAAGCTGCCCGGCAGATGAAGAAGTGTGAGCAGAGCACATCTGCCACATTaggagtgcgtgtgtgtggcatGCAG GTCTACCAGATGGACACCGGTCACTATCTATGCAGGAACAAGTACTATGGCCGCAGTCTTTCTATCGAGGGATTTCGACACGCACTCTTTCAGTTCATGCACAACGGGACGCAGCTGCGTAAAGACCTTTTCGAGCCCATCCTGAGCAAACTATGCAGCCTGAAGGCTGTGCTGGAGCGCCAGGCCTCGTACCGCTTCTACTCCAGCTCGCTGCTCATCATCTACGAGGGCAAGGACCCCGAGTCTGAGGACGCTGGCTGTCAGAGGGCCTCGGAGCCGGAGAAGCAGGGCTGTGTGGAGAACCCTCCGGCCTCGGAGCCCTGTACGCCTCGCCAGACGCTGAGCGTGGATGTGCGCATGATCGACTTCGCCCACAGCACCTTCAAAGGCTTCCGGGATGACCAAACCATCCACGACGGACCTGACCGCGGATACGTGCTCGGACTGGAGAGCCTCATCGACATTTTGCAGGAAATCCGCAACGAGAACCAGTAG